In Tenuifilum sp. 4138str, a single window of DNA contains:
- a CDS encoding LytR/AlgR family response regulator transcription factor: MDLKAIIVDDEPLAIAVIDGYLSRIPGVEVVATFNDGLPAFEYLQENPVDIVFLDVEMPKLTGIELVRCLYNPPVVIITSANRDYAIEGFELNVADYILKPVTFERLLKAFSKAKELLSKRAENTSPKDSEYLIFKESRKSVRVKQDEILYFESIKDYVKVVTPNRTVITKQSISSLEELLDKEKFIRVHRSFIVALNRVDTFSTTSLEIGDIEIPIGRLYKEDVIKILETKK, encoded by the coding sequence ATGGATTTAAAGGCCATTATTGTCGACGATGAACCCTTAGCCATTGCGGTAATTGATGGTTACCTCTCCCGTATACCCGGGGTAGAGGTAGTGGCTACCTTTAACGATGGACTTCCTGCTTTTGAGTATCTTCAGGAAAACCCTGTGGATATAGTTTTTTTGGATGTAGAAATGCCAAAGCTTACGGGTATTGAACTTGTACGGTGCTTGTATAACCCACCTGTGGTTATTATAACCTCGGCAAACAGGGACTACGCAATTGAGGGCTTTGAGCTAAATGTTGCCGATTATATCCTTAAACCAGTCACTTTTGAAAGACTACTTAAAGCATTCTCTAAGGCTAAAGAGCTTCTTTCAAAAAGAGCCGAAAATACAAGCCCTAAGGACTCGGAATACCTTATATTTAAGGAGAGTAGAAAGAGCGTAAGGGTAAAGCAGGATGAAATACTCTACTTTGAAAGCATAAAGGACTACGTTAAAGTAGTAACACCTAACAGAACAGTTATAACCAAACAGAGTATAAGTAGCTTAGAGGAGTTGCTCGATAAAGAGAAGTTTATTCGTGTACACCGCTCTTTTATAGTTGCACTTAATCGTGTGGATACCTTTTCCACCACCTCGCTAGAAATTGGAGATATTGAAATACCTATTGGTAGGCTGTATAAGGAGGATGTGATTAAAATACTGGAAACTAAAAAATAA
- a CDS encoding DUF4956 domain-containing protein — translation MRMLWLTLQADSFQLFGIDIINTNDFYTLLLRFILNTVILWITVRYLYYPRTYRRDYVFTYLMLGVVVFFMCFLLANVKLQLGFALGLFAVFGIIRYRTNPIPIKEMTYLFFIIAISLINAISSKKVSYAELLFSNFALLGVALILEKGLFIKHLSQKVIVYEKINLITPDKRAELIEDLKKRTGLEIKSVEIGKVDFVRDIAWLVVHFPAENFNDTNTPQIDAREVVDDDD, via the coding sequence ATGAGAATGCTTTGGTTAACACTACAAGCTGATTCGTTCCAGCTATTTGGAATCGATATCATAAACACGAACGATTTTTACACACTTCTCCTACGGTTTATCTTGAACACTGTTATTTTATGGATTACTGTCCGTTACCTATACTACCCACGTACTTACCGTAGAGATTATGTTTTTACATACCTTATGCTTGGCGTGGTTGTATTTTTTATGTGTTTTCTGCTTGCAAACGTCAAGCTACAACTTGGTTTTGCCTTGGGGTTATTTGCTGTTTTTGGGATTATTCGCTACCGGACCAACCCAATACCAATTAAAGAGATGACTTATCTCTTTTTCATAATTGCCATATCGTTAATAAATGCCATATCGTCGAAAAAGGTTAGCTATGCAGAACTGCTATTTTCAAATTTTGCATTATTAGGCGTAGCTCTAATACTTGAAAAAGGCCTTTTCATTAAACATCTATCACAAAAGGTGATAGTTTACGAGAAAATCAACCTCATTACCCCCGATAAAAGGGCAGAACTTATAGAGGATTTAAAGAAACGAACTGGTCTTGAAATTAAGAGTGTAGAAATTGGCAAGGTTGATTTTGTTCGCGATATAGCCTGGCTAGTTGTTCACTTTCCCGCTGAAAACTTTAACGATACTAACACCCCACAAATAGATGCCAGGGAAGTAGTAGATGATGACGATTAA
- a CDS encoding M6 family metalloprotease domain-containing protein has protein sequence MRKNLLGLVSICLMTCLLWVNQTQAVPAYPGLVQYKQANGKTLAIFLKGDEKVKWATTEDGYTIMLNSNGVYEYAIQDMKGDLQLSGIEVNNIKERTAAEKELLSKVSKGLYYSPSQLSMMKSIWDIKSAEAQKAFPTTGNRKLICILMGFKDKAFTKTQSDFNNLFNQVGYSTGGATGSVKDYYLENSWGQFNLTVDVFGPYTASQNMSYYGANDAYGNDKNPRALVTEAVNAADASANFANYDNDGDGTVDGVYVIYAGYGEEAGASADAIWAHAWSITPVTKDGKTISKYSCSAELRGNSGTTITSIGVICHEFGHVLGAPDYYDTDYSTGGQFEGTGKWDMMASGSWNNNGVTPAHHNAYTKVKVYGWATATVLSSATNVTVKPVKDNKSFFQINSTTSGEYWIMENRQQVGFDAYVPGHGLIIYHVHKDVASASSSNNINATYPQKMYPVCASATTNPGTTSSTYGSINSTGCPFPGSSNKTSFTDATTPNMKSWAGANTGKPMTSIAENATTKDITFAFMGGSGGGTAPTATTVAASSITTSSATLNGTVNANNATTTVTFEWGTTTSLGNSINATPNSVTGTSNTNVTANLTGLSANTKYYYRVKAVSANGTTYGSTMNFTTAVNPTSVTLPYSQTFSSSSMPTGWTTQNTGSGITERWSVSNTNKAGGSAYEMKCTYQNVNPGTTRLITPAINTSGVSQVTLTFRHMLDAYSTGVTLRVQTSNDKTNWTNTSWSVATSSTNINATSVTVNITTNLNSATTYIAFVAEGNLYNIDYWYIDNVSVAAGSGATTPTVTTGSVSNITSSTATVAGNVTADGGATVTERGICYSTSQNPTTANSKVASGSGTGSFSANLSGLAANTTYYARAYAINAQGTSYGSQVSFTTTTSTVTYCASKGSNSSYEWIDLVQFAGINRTSGNDGGYKDMTSLQATVARGTTYTIYFSAGFKSSSYTEYWAVWIDYNKNGTFDTNEKVVSGSSSSSGTLSASITIPTTATLGVTRMRVSMKYNAAPTACETFSYGEVEDYSVNITSGTSAPSTDNPFAEELGNEKVDIFTIYPNPASEKINVVLNGIEGEVSARIYDMRGAVVKFQMLTDRNNTIEINDLAPGVYMISIDDEKQPITKQFIKK, from the coding sequence ATGAGAAAAAATCTACTTGGTTTAGTAAGCATTTGTCTTATGACATGCCTGCTATGGGTAAATCAAACCCAGGCAGTACCGGCTTATCCGGGACTTGTACAGTACAAACAGGCTAATGGTAAAACTCTGGCCATTTTCCTAAAGGGTGATGAAAAGGTTAAGTGGGCAACCACTGAGGATGGTTACACCATTATGCTAAACAGCAATGGAGTTTATGAGTATGCCATTCAGGACATGAAGGGCGATTTGCAGCTTTCAGGCATTGAGGTAAACAACATCAAGGAAAGAACTGCTGCTGAAAAGGAACTGCTCTCAAAGGTAAGTAAGGGTTTATACTATAGCCCAAGCCAGCTATCAATGATGAAGAGCATTTGGGACATTAAATCAGCTGAGGCACAGAAAGCTTTCCCCACAACCGGCAATAGAAAGCTAATATGTATTCTGATGGGGTTTAAGGATAAAGCCTTTACTAAAACCCAAAGTGATTTTAACAACCTATTCAACCAGGTAGGATATAGCACTGGCGGTGCAACCGGTAGCGTTAAGGATTACTACCTTGAGAACTCATGGGGCCAATTCAACCTAACGGTTGATGTATTTGGCCCCTATACTGCCAGCCAGAACATGTCGTACTACGGAGCTAACGATGCATACGGTAACGATAAGAACCCAAGAGCTTTGGTTACTGAAGCCGTTAATGCAGCCGACGCCTCAGCTAACTTTGCCAACTACGATAATGATGGCGATGGTACAGTTGATGGAGTGTATGTTATTTATGCAGGTTATGGTGAAGAGGCAGGTGCCAGTGCCGATGCTATTTGGGCGCACGCATGGAGTATTACTCCTGTTACCAAAGACGGGAAAACTATTTCAAAATACTCATGCTCTGCAGAACTAAGAGGAAACTCCGGAACAACTATTACATCTATTGGTGTTATATGCCATGAGTTTGGTCATGTACTTGGCGCTCCTGACTACTATGATACCGATTATAGCACCGGTGGTCAGTTTGAGGGAACAGGCAAGTGGGATATGATGGCCAGCGGCTCATGGAACAACAATGGCGTAACACCCGCTCACCACAACGCATACACTAAAGTTAAGGTTTACGGATGGGCAACTGCAACCGTTCTTTCATCGGCAACAAACGTAACAGTTAAACCAGTTAAAGACAACAAGAGTTTCTTCCAGATTAACTCTACTACCAGCGGTGAGTACTGGATTATGGAAAACCGCCAGCAAGTAGGTTTTGATGCATACGTTCCTGGCCATGGCTTGATAATTTACCATGTTCATAAGGATGTTGCCAGTGCAAGCAGCAGCAATAACATTAACGCTACTTACCCACAAAAAATGTATCCGGTTTGCGCAAGCGCAACAACAAACCCTGGCACTACATCAAGTACCTATGGTAGCATTAATAGCACAGGTTGCCCATTCCCCGGAAGTAGCAACAAAACATCATTTACCGATGCTACTACCCCTAACATGAAATCGTGGGCTGGCGCTAATACGGGCAAGCCTATGACCAGTATTGCTGAGAATGCAACTACCAAGGATATCACCTTTGCATTTATGGGTGGATCAGGTGGAGGCACTGCACCAACCGCAACCACTGTAGCCGCTTCATCAATAACCACCAGCAGCGCTACTTTGAATGGTACTGTTAATGCCAATAATGCTACAACCACTGTTACTTTTGAATGGGGTACTACAACAAGTTTAGGTAACAGCATCAATGCTACGCCTAATAGTGTTACCGGAACTTCAAATACCAACGTTACCGCTAACCTTACCGGTTTATCAGCAAATACTAAATACTACTACAGGGTTAAAGCTGTTAGCGCCAACGGAACCACCTATGGCAGCACCATGAACTTTACCACCGCTGTTAACCCCACTTCAGTTACTCTTCCGTACTCCCAAACCTTTAGTAGCTCATCGATGCCAACAGGATGGACAACTCAGAACACAGGTAGCGGTATAACTGAACGTTGGAGCGTTTCCAACACCAATAAGGCTGGCGGATCGGCCTACGAAATGAAATGTACTTACCAGAATGTTAACCCGGGCACCACACGCCTGATCACACCTGCCATAAACACATCAGGTGTAAGCCAGGTAACATTAACATTCCGCCATATGCTTGATGCATACAGCACCGGTGTTACTTTGAGAGTTCAAACCTCGAACGATAAGACCAATTGGACCAACACATCTTGGTCAGTGGCTACCTCAAGCACCAATATTAACGCAACTAGTGTTACTGTTAACATTACAACAAACCTCAACTCTGCAACAACATATATAGCTTTTGTTGCCGAAGGTAATCTCTACAACATTGACTACTGGTATATTGACAATGTTTCTGTTGCCGCAGGTAGCGGAGCAACTACACCAACGGTTACTACTGGCAGTGTAAGTAACATTACTTCCAGCACAGCCACGGTAGCCGGTAATGTAACAGCCGATGGTGGTGCAACTGTAACTGAACGCGGTATTTGCTACAGCACATCACAAAATCCAACCACAGCAAATAGCAAGGTAGCAAGTGGTTCGGGTACTGGATCGTTCAGTGCAAACCTCAGTGGTTTGGCTGCTAACACCACATACTACGCTCGTGCATACGCAATTAACGCCCAAGGCACATCGTACGGTAGCCAGGTTAGCTTTACCACAACTACCAGCACGGTTACCTACTGCGCTTCAAAGGGTAGCAACTCCAGCTACGAATGGATTGACCTTGTTCAATTTGCAGGAATCAATCGTACTTCAGGCAACGATGGTGGCTACAAGGACATGACCAGTCTGCAGGCTACCGTTGCACGCGGAACCACATACACAATCTACTTCAGTGCAGGATTCAAGAGTAGCTCCTATACCGAGTACTGGGCTGTATGGATTGACTACAACAAGAATGGCACTTTTGATACTAATGAAAAGGTAGTTAGCGGTTCATCATCGAGCAGCGGAACCCTTTCGGCTAGTATTACCATTCCTACAACTGCTACCCTTGGCGTTACTCGCATGCGTGTAAGCATGAAATACAATGCTGCACCTACCGCTTGTGAAACATTTAGCTACGGCGAGGTTGAGGACTACAGCGTAAATATTACAAGCGGAACATCAGCTCCTTCAACCGACAATCCTTTTGCTGAGGAGCTTGGTAACGAAAAGGTTGATATTTTCACCATCTATCCTAACCCTGCTTCCGAAAAGATAAATGTTGTTCTTAACGGCATTGAAGGTGAAGTATCGGCTCGTATATACGATATGCGTGGCGCGGTTGTTAAATTCCAGATGCTAACCGACAGAAATAACACAATTGAGATTAATGATTTGGCTCCTGGTGTTTACATGATCTCAATTGACGATGAAAAACAGCCTATAACAAAACAATTTATCAAAAAGTAA
- a CDS encoding rubredoxin, whose translation MYKCRVCGYIYDENIGDPDHGIPAGTPFEELPDNWHCPVCNVTKDYFEEFN comes from the coding sequence ATGTACAAGTGTAGAGTTTGTGGTTACATATACGACGAAAATATTGGGGATCCTGATCATGGAATACCTGCAGGTACTCCTTTTGAGGAGTTACCTGACAATTGGCACTGCCCTGTATGTAATGTAACCAAGGATTACTTTGAGGAGTTTAACTAG
- a CDS encoding sensor histidine kinase translates to MLRRLKYPLLIIVLVQLTFANAQERGLLLSHYYSANTYQAATQNWGIVQDKRGVIYFANGAGVLEFDGKNWQFIEVGKGASVRSIAIDSNDRIYVGGYGEFGLLSPDKTGLLRYVSLSSHVDSAYKEFNEVWDTRVIADTVFFLTDRCIFTYYKGKISYLPLDEKRVYYLSHIIGSRYAAHILNEGMFFIDNGSLKLIKGSPQFSSLKIHSLIPFNGKYILCTRENGLYTVDYENGVFKNFSSLSALSSNAQGVDSYFKTNLFYHGISVNDSLLALSSILGDVIIVDQEFRVVDVIDQSSIGVRSTANFLYYQPSGILWLALNNGIASVELTSPFRYWNEQVGIDGVLSDVARKGDFFYLSTGSGLFYIEKRHQETFKPDRFNRLEGRYEQAWQFLYFQEPTDTALLKPLWYGSNQNTHLLVAARNGVFEINKRSASKITRLELPYVLHQGRINRSYLFVGHENGVSRLKYKNGRWFDEALLCKTNRKILSIGEDSNGNVWFSENLGGVGCIVNAQFEKSEAKVSRYDTSNGLPDAAYVRIFDIYDTILFIANSKFYSFNQDAKRFEPFDIKSLNILEWLPSNNDTLMWRRISNQLLTDQYVTHFADSISWVSTDKGIFQVRPAKGYNYFNLPAPVIYRAINMDSVLFNGNNYSLVECDTVFGASLYKKIADPIIDLGIVLPYKRNSVKFSYSWPYFESDQPCQFSYQLVGNDEGWSEWSTDYRKEYTNLREGKYVFKVKARSVFGVESPVLEFRFEVKTPWYRTIYAYIGYALLVFLLIYSIFKIWHYKLILERDKLERLVKERTQEILLQKEELQVQAEHLRETYEWISEKNAMLERQKSEIEQQKQKLEEINATKNKFFRIIAHDLRNPISTLVNSTAFLLTDIETLSSEKTKKFMGELNRLALTTYGLLENLLDWSSNEMGDIQNKPQRVSLALLVNQNIELVQNRLTDKNIKLTVDIPASIELYVDENMLNTVLRNLISNAVKFTRPGGEISIDASEVNGKCVIRVRDNGIGIPDQNIEKLFRIDKSIVTPGTQNEKGSGLGLLLCKEFVDKMGGTISVNSQHGFGTTFSIEFPVDIL, encoded by the coding sequence GTGTTACGGAGATTGAAATATCCGTTACTGATCATTGTTCTAGTTCAGCTTACCTTTGCCAATGCACAGGAGCGTGGATTGTTGCTTTCCCATTACTATTCAGCAAATACCTATCAGGCTGCTACGCAGAACTGGGGTATAGTTCAGGATAAGAGGGGTGTTATATACTTTGCAAATGGAGCAGGGGTGCTTGAATTCGATGGAAAGAATTGGCAATTTATTGAGGTTGGGAAAGGTGCCTCGGTCAGGAGTATTGCAATTGATAGTAACGATCGAATTTACGTTGGAGGTTACGGTGAATTTGGTTTGTTAAGTCCGGATAAAACCGGCTTGTTGAGATATGTGTCGCTTTCATCGCATGTCGATTCAGCATATAAGGAATTCAATGAGGTTTGGGATACCAGGGTTATTGCCGATACGGTGTTCTTCTTAACTGACAGGTGTATCTTTACCTATTACAAAGGTAAAATCTCATATTTACCCCTTGATGAAAAAAGGGTGTATTACCTCTCACACATTATAGGCTCAAGGTATGCTGCTCATATCCTCAATGAGGGAATGTTTTTTATTGACAATGGCAGTTTAAAGCTTATAAAAGGCAGCCCGCAATTTTCATCTTTAAAGATTCATTCATTAATTCCTTTCAACGGGAAATATATACTTTGTACAAGGGAAAATGGGCTGTACACTGTTGATTACGAAAATGGTGTATTTAAAAATTTTAGTTCCCTTTCGGCACTCTCATCCAATGCGCAAGGTGTTGATAGTTACTTCAAAACGAATTTATTTTACCATGGCATTTCGGTTAATGATTCACTCCTTGCTCTTTCATCAATTTTAGGCGATGTAATCATTGTTGATCAAGAATTCAGAGTGGTTGACGTAATTGACCAAAGTTCAATTGGTGTTCGGAGTACAGCAAATTTCCTGTATTATCAGCCTTCCGGCATTCTTTGGCTTGCTCTTAATAATGGTATAGCCAGTGTTGAACTCACTTCTCCTTTTCGTTACTGGAACGAGCAGGTTGGAATTGATGGTGTGCTATCCGATGTTGCCCGTAAAGGTGACTTTTTTTACTTATCAACAGGCAGCGGTTTATTCTATATTGAAAAAAGGCATCAAGAGACCTTTAAGCCCGATAGGTTTAACCGTTTGGAGGGCAGGTACGAACAGGCTTGGCAGTTCCTTTACTTTCAGGAACCAACCGACACTGCCTTACTTAAGCCACTTTGGTATGGAAGCAATCAGAATACCCACTTGCTGGTTGCTGCAAGGAATGGAGTTTTTGAAATTAATAAAAGGAGTGCCAGTAAAATTACCCGGCTTGAACTACCCTATGTCCTTCATCAGGGCAGGATCAATCGTTCATACCTTTTTGTGGGGCATGAAAACGGAGTCTCCCGCTTGAAGTACAAGAATGGAAGGTGGTTCGATGAGGCTTTACTTTGCAAAACAAACCGAAAAATACTAAGTATTGGAGAGGATAGCAATGGAAATGTTTGGTTTTCAGAGAATCTAGGCGGGGTTGGGTGTATTGTGAATGCACAGTTTGAGAAAAGTGAGGCTAAAGTATCTAGGTACGATACCTCTAACGGGTTGCCCGATGCGGCCTATGTTAGAATTTTTGATATTTACGACACCATACTCTTTATTGCTAACAGCAAGTTTTACTCCTTTAACCAAGATGCGAAAAGGTTTGAGCCTTTTGACATAAAATCGCTAAACATTCTGGAATGGTTGCCAAGCAACAACGACACCCTGATGTGGCGAAGGATAAGCAACCAGCTTTTAACTGACCAGTATGTTACCCATTTTGCAGACTCAATATCGTGGGTGTCCACCGACAAGGGAATCTTTCAGGTTCGGCCTGCTAAGGGGTATAACTACTTTAACCTACCTGCCCCAGTTATTTATAGGGCGATAAATATGGACTCTGTGCTTTTTAATGGTAACAACTATAGTCTGGTTGAATGCGATACAGTTTTTGGAGCATCTTTGTACAAGAAAATAGCTGATCCTATCATTGATTTAGGAATAGTACTTCCGTACAAAAGGAATTCAGTGAAATTTTCATACTCATGGCCATACTTTGAATCCGATCAGCCTTGTCAATTCAGCTACCAGCTTGTTGGTAACGATGAGGGATGGTCAGAGTGGTCGACTGATTACCGGAAGGAGTATACTAATTTACGTGAGGGTAAGTACGTATTTAAGGTTAAAGCACGAAGTGTTTTTGGGGTTGAAAGCCCTGTTTTAGAATTTCGTTTCGAGGTTAAAACGCCATGGTACAGAACTATTTATGCATACATTGGCTACGCTTTGCTTGTTTTTTTACTAATATATTCGATATTTAAAATTTGGCATTACAAGTTAATACTGGAGCGCGACAAGCTGGAGCGCTTGGTTAAGGAACGCACACAGGAAATTCTTTTACAAAAGGAGGAACTTCAGGTTCAGGCGGAACATCTCAGGGAAACCTACGAATGGATATCGGAAAAGAACGCCATGCTCGAAAGGCAAAAGAGTGAGATTGAACAACAAAAGCAAAAGCTCGAAGAAATTAATGCTACTAAAAACAAATTCTTCAGGATTATTGCACACGATCTACGCAACCCTATTAGCACTTTGGTAAACTCTACTGCCTTTCTTTTAACCGATATTGAAACGTTAAGTTCGGAAAAAACAAAAAAGTTTATGGGGGAACTTAATAGGCTGGCACTTACCACCTATGGGTTACTTGAAAACTTACTCGACTGGTCATCGAACGAGATGGGCGACATACAAAATAAACCCCAAAGGGTTTCCCTTGCGCTTTTGGTAAATCAAAATATTGAGTTAGTACAGAATCGGCTAACAGACAAGAATATAAAGTTAACTGTTGATATTCCGGCTAGCATTGAACTTTATGTTGATGAGAATATGCTGAATACAGTTCTGAGGAACTTGATCAGTAATGCTGTGAAATTTACAAGACCTGGAGGTGAAATTTCGATTGATGCTTCAGAAGTTAATGGTAAATGCGTAATCAGAGTTAGAGATAACGGAATTGGTATTCCCGACCAAAATATCGAAAAACTGTTCAGGATTGATAAAAGCATTGTAACACCTGGTACCCAAAACGAAAAGGGTTCGGGGTTAGGATTACTCCTTTGCAAAGAGTTTGTTGATAAAATGGGGGGAACAATATCGGTAAATAGCCAGCATGGTTTTGGAACTACATTCTCCATTGAGTTCCCCGTAGATATTCTTTAG
- a CDS encoding aminopeptidase C, whose translation MKRIKYFFSLLLFLIMAIGVVFAQDKKDEAKEPYAFTDVKVIPTTSVKNQNRSSTCWSFSGMAFLESELLRMGKPAVDLSPMFVVRNIYAMKADRYVRFNGTNNFGPGGSFFDVLEAIKRFGIVPMDVYQGLSYGEESHVHGEVDAVTKAFVDAIVKNPNRKLSTAWKKAFDGILDAYFGSLPQNFTYNGKTYTPELFAKQLGINPDDYVVITSFSHHPFYQKFVLELPDNWIHGEAYNVPLSDFDRIIESAIDNGYPVAWASDVSDKGFSWSKGVAIVPDFDDKENAGSDKERWTQLSNREKEKTLYSFEKPVKEMVITQEIRQLAFDNYQTTDDHGMVLVGKATDQLGNTFYKVKNSWGADGKYNGYFYASRAFVLYKSTNIMVHKKAVPVDLAKKLGI comes from the coding sequence ATGAAGCGGATAAAGTACTTTTTCAGCCTTTTGCTATTCCTAATCATGGCGATTGGGGTAGTGTTTGCTCAGGATAAAAAGGACGAGGCAAAAGAGCCCTATGCCTTTACTGATGTTAAGGTTATACCCACAACATCGGTTAAGAACCAGAACCGCTCAAGCACCTGCTGGAGTTTTTCGGGAATGGCATTTCTGGAGTCAGAGCTTTTGCGAATGGGAAAGCCTGCTGTTGACCTTTCGCCTATGTTTGTGGTTAGGAATATCTACGCCATGAAAGCCGATAGGTATGTCAGGTTCAATGGTACCAATAATTTTGGCCCAGGCGGTTCATTCTTCGATGTGCTGGAAGCCATTAAGCGGTTTGGGATAGTACCCATGGACGTTTATCAGGGCTTAAGCTATGGAGAGGAATCGCATGTACACGGCGAGGTTGATGCCGTTACTAAGGCTTTTGTAGATGCTATAGTTAAAAATCCAAACCGTAAGCTCTCCACGGCTTGGAAAAAAGCATTCGATGGTATACTGGATGCCTACTTTGGTTCATTACCCCAGAATTTTACCTACAATGGCAAAACATACACACCAGAATTGTTTGCAAAACAGCTAGGTATAAATCCTGACGATTACGTGGTAATAACCTCGTTCAGCCATCATCCCTTTTACCAGAAATTTGTTCTGGAACTACCCGATAACTGGATACATGGCGAGGCCTACAATGTGCCTTTAAGTGATTTTGATAGGATTATTGAAAGCGCCATCGATAACGGTTACCCGGTTGCCTGGGCAAGCGATGTTAGCGATAAAGGGTTTAGCTGGAGTAAGGGTGTAGCTATTGTACCTGATTTTGATGATAAGGAAAATGCCGGTTCCGACAAGGAGCGCTGGACTCAACTCTCGAATCGTGAGAAGGAAAAAACTTTATACTCGTTCGAGAAGCCAGTTAAGGAAATGGTAATTACCCAGGAGATAAGGCAACTTGCTTTTGATAACTATCAAACCACCGATGACCATGGTATGGTGCTGGTAGGCAAGGCAACCGATCAGCTGGGTAACACATTTTACAAAGTGAAGAATAGTTGGGGTGCCGATGGTAAATACAATGGATATTTTTATGCCTCAAGGGCATTTGTACTGTACAAATCAACAAATATTATGGTTCATAAAAAGGCTGTTCCTGTTGATTTGGCAAAGAAATTGGGAATTTAG
- a CDS encoding DUF1987 domain-containing protein — protein sequence MTNLYIKGTTKTPEIDFKPGILQISGRSIAEDAVAFYQPVIKWIEDYLKKPEPLTRLNLKMEYINSGSNRFIFTIMRMLDEAYSQGHNVVINWYFEEDDDTIKNLGRDFQALVKAPFKMVEII from the coding sequence ATGACAAATTTATACATCAAGGGCACTACCAAAACACCGGAGATTGATTTTAAACCGGGTATTCTGCAAATTTCAGGACGCTCAATTGCTGAGGATGCAGTTGCTTTTTACCAGCCTGTTATTAAATGGATTGAAGATTACCTTAAAAAGCCTGAACCATTAACCAGGCTCAACCTGAAGATGGAGTACATCAATAGCGGTTCAAACCGGTTTATTTTCACCATAATGAGGATGCTTGATGAGGCCTACTCACAGGGACATAACGTGGTTATTAACTGGTACTTTGAGGAGGATGACGACACCATTAAGAACTTAGGTCGTGATTTTCAGGCCCTGGTAAAGGCTCCATTTAAAATGGTAGAGATTATTTAA
- a CDS encoding VTC domain-containing protein yields MKENDIKQLDFNYLNLGDVDKAQFMRRIDSKYLVQAEWAFEILSFLKQHYFIVENKAQLMPEYFSEYFDSSGFTMYLDHHNRRAKRYKLRLRHYKASGDVFLEVKTRMPSGETLKKRTEITNNSIDNPTVEAFVKKNIPFRFNELTRTLYTTFNRITLVSFDFNERVTMDFNILLKNPTHAVNLSDICVIESKRDKYNSSSFLINHLKQHGYRQTGFSKYSIGCALLYNNLKSNNFKPIITHINKYKNENALVNTTS; encoded by the coding sequence ATGAAAGAGAATGATATTAAACAATTAGATTTCAACTACTTAAACCTAGGCGATGTGGACAAGGCGCAATTTATGCGCCGTATCGATAGTAAGTATTTAGTACAGGCAGAATGGGCATTTGAAATACTTTCATTCTTAAAACAACACTACTTTATTGTTGAGAATAAAGCTCAGCTAATGCCTGAGTACTTTTCGGAATATTTTGACAGCAGTGGCTTTACCATGTATCTTGACCACCATAACAGGAGGGCTAAGCGTTATAAGTTAAGGCTCAGGCATTACAAAGCTAGCGGCGATGTATTCCTAGAGGTAAAAACACGAATGCCTTCAGGCGAAACATTAAAGAAACGAACCGAAATTACCAACAACTCCATTGACAATCCAACGGTTGAAGCCTTTGTTAAAAAAAATATTCCTTTCAGGTTTAATGAGTTAACAAGAACATTGTATACAACCTTTAACAGGATAACCCTAGTATCGTTCGATTTTAATGAACGTGTTACAATGGACTTCAATATACTGCTCAAAAATCCAACCCATGCCGTAAACCTTTCAGATATTTGTGTAATAGAATCAAAACGGGACAAGTACAACTCGTCAAGCTTTCTTATCAATCATTTAAAGCAACACGGATATAGACAAACCGGTTTTAGCAAGTACTCAATTGGGTGCGCACTTTTGTATAATAACCTAAAGTCCAATAACTTTAAGCCAATAATTACGCACATTAACAAGTACAAAAATGAGAATGCTTTGGTTAACACTACAAGCTGA